The Candidatus Zixiibacteriota bacterium genome includes a window with the following:
- a CDS encoding metal-dependent transcriptional regulator: MITLTDKDQDYLETIYRISRHSDTVGVTDVAKARSVTVPTARTAVARLVRNGLVRQQLYGKIMLNQEGERLGEELYNVHRTLRRFLADVLLLDPKQADEEACRMEHGLSKSTLRRLTLFLDVIRTCNNNSPKCMGIYRKSVDQNCSM, translated from the coding sequence ATGATTACTCTGACTGACAAAGATCAGGACTATCTCGAGACAATCTACCGAATTTCTCGTCATTCCGACACTGTCGGCGTCACCGATGTCGCCAAGGCACGAAGTGTGACCGTGCCCACAGCCCGCACGGCGGTAGCACGTCTGGTCCGCAACGGTCTGGTCCGGCAGCAACTTTACGGTAAGATCATGCTCAATCAGGAAGGTGAACGACTCGGCGAGGAGCTCTACAACGTCCACCGCACGCTGCGGCGGTTCCTGGCGGATGTGCTCTTGCTTGACCCCAAGCAGGCGGACGAAGAGGCTTGCCGCATGGAGCATGGATTGTCTAAGTCGACTTTGCGCAGGCTGACTTTGTTCCTGGACGTGATCCGCACCTGCAACAACAACAGCCCCAAGTGCATGGGGATCTATCGAAAGTCGGTCGACCAGAATTGTTCGATGTAA